In Silene latifolia isolate original U9 population chromosome X, ASM4854445v1, whole genome shotgun sequence, the following proteins share a genomic window:
- the LOC141621144 gene encoding arabinogalactan O-methyltransferase 1-like, with protein sequence MRNQTRYNNIFSNINKHNPSNARLLVATLLSFVAGALLMFVVTNNDSSLSPIWYYPVSTTTTSTTIQQEAILHYATSEIVPQQSLQEIMQSFNVLRKTAPCNFLVFGLGYDSLMWAALNPNGTTLFLEESDEWVTSILKDAPFLHAKTVSYRTHLKNANWLRETYRDNPDCRPSKGLKGNRGCPLALESLPDEVYETEWDVIMIDAPRGWEPDHPGRMAAIYSMAVMARARTRPGNTHVYLHDVNRQVEKTFGMEFLCEKYKVGGVGRLWHFEIPPVRDNVGDDAIFC encoded by the coding sequence ATGAGAAACCAAACTCGCTACAATAACATTTTTTCCAACATAAATAAACACAATCCTAGCAATGCGCGACTATTAGTCGCGACATTGCTTAGCTTTGTAGCTGGAGCATTGTTAATGTTTGTCGTGACAAATAATGATTCGTCTTTAAGTCCAATTTGGTACTACCCGGTATCAACCACCACGACCTCAACGACAATCCAACAAGAAGCGATCCTACATTATGCCACGTCAGAGATCGTCCCTCAGCAGAGCTTACAAGAGATTATGCAATCATTTAATGTACTACGTAAAACGGCCCCGTGTAATTTTTTAGTATTTGGGTTGGGTTACGACTCACTTATGTGGGCCGCACTGAACCCAAATGGAACGACTCTTTTTTTAGAAGAGTCGGACGAGTGGGTTACATCAATACTTAAGGACGCACCCTTTTTACATGCCAAAACGGTGTCGTACCGTACTCATCTTAAAAACGCTAACTGGCTACGGGAGACTTACCGGGACAATCCCGATTGTCGGCCTAGTAAGGGATTGAAAGGTAACCGGGGTTGCCCGTTAGCGTTGGAGAGTTTACCGGATGAAGTATATGAAACGGAATGGGACGTGATCATGATTGACGCGCCTAGGGGTTGGGAACCGGATCATCCAGGACGAATGGCCGCGATTTATTCCATGGCCGTGATGGCGCGTGCAAGAACACGTCCCGGGAATACACACGTGTACTTGCATGATGTGAATAGACAAGTGGAGAAGACATTTGGGATGGAATTTTTGTGTGAAAAGTATAAGGTTGGTGGTGTTGGGAGATTATGGCACTTTGAGATCCCTCCGGTTCGAGATAATGTAGGTGACGATGCCATATTTTGTTAA
- the LOC141621143 gene encoding arabinogalactan O-methyltransferase 1-like: protein MKNDNNIIHQIKNNFSQVRLITVSFLSFIVGALLMFVIKIDNSSSNPQQVHRLSIEPPATTIEQEAILHYATSKIVPQQSLQEIMQSFNVLRTKAPCNFLIFGLGYDSVMWASFNPNGTTLFLEDSAEWVQSVLKDAPFLKAKTVSYRTKLKDADGLLATYRNNPDCHPRKLLKGNRGCPLALESLPDDVYEKEWDVIMIDAPRGWEPEHPGRMAPIYSMAVMARGRTRAGNTHVYLHDVNRHVEKTYAMEFLCEKYKVGGVGRLWHFEIPPFGKNIGDDATFC, encoded by the coding sequence ATGAAAAACGACAACAATATTATTCACCAAATAAAAAACAATTTTAGCCAAGTACGTTTAATAACCGTCTCATTTCTTAGTTTCATTGTCGGGgcattgttaatgttcgttataAAAATCGACAACTCGTCATCGAATCCACAACAAGTTCACCGTCTCTCCATCGAGCCACCGGCAACAACAATCGAACAAGAGGCGATATTACATTACGCAACATCGAAAATCGTTCCACAACAATCGTTACAAGAGATCATGCAATCGTTTAACGTACTACGTACAAAGGCCCCATGCAATTTCCTAATATTCGGGCTTGGTTACGACTCGGTCATGTGGGCGTCATTTAACCCGAACGGGACAACACTTTTCTTAGAAGACTCGGCCGAGTGGGTTCAATCAGTACTCAAGGACGCACCCTTTTTGAAAGCCAAAACGGTGTCGTATCGTACAAAACTCAAAGACGCTGACGGGCTACTGGCGACTTACCGAAACAATCCTGATTGTCACCCTAGAAAATTGTTGAAAGGTAACCGGGGCTGCCCGTTAGCATTAGAGAGTTTACCGGATGACGTGTACGAAAAAGAATGGGACGTGATCATGATAGACGCGCCTCGGGGGTGGGAACCGGAACACCCAGGACGAATGGCACCGATTTATTCCATGGCCGTGATGGCGCGTGGGAGAACACGCGCTGGGAATACGCACGTGTATTTGCATGATGTTAATAGGCACGTGGAGAAGACGTATGCGATGGAGTTTTTGTGTGAAAAATATAAGGTTGGTGGTGTTGGGAGATTATGGCATTTTGAGATACCGCCTTTTGGAAAAAATATTGGTGACGATGCCacattttgttaa
- the LOC141622234 gene encoding WD repeat-containing protein LWD1, translated as MVVTTTADHQTVDPVSDDQQKQRSEIYTYEAPWHIYAMNWSVRRDKKYRLAIASLLEHSQNRVQIVQLDDSTGEIRSDPSLSFDHPYPPTKTIFIPDKDCSKPDLLATSSDFLRVWHVTDNNTVELKTTLNGNKNSEYCGPLTSFDWNEAEPRRIGTSSIDTTCTIWDVEKETVDTQLIAHDKEVYDIAWGGAGVFASVSADGSVRVFDLRDKEHSTIIYESSEPDTPLVRLGWNKQDPRYMATVIMDSAKVVVLDIRFPTLPVVELQRHQASVNAIAWAPHSSCHICTAGDDSQALIWDLSSMGQPVEGGLDPILAYTAGAEIEQLQWSSSQPDWVAIAFSNKLQILRV; from the exons ATGGTCGTAACAACCACCGCCGATCACCAAACCGTCGATCCAGTTTCCGACGACCAACAAAAACAACGATCCGAAATCTACACATACGAAGCACCATGGCACATCTACGCCATGAACTGGTCCGTCCGTCGCGACAAAAAATACCGTCTCGCCATCGCATCTCTTCTAGAAcactctcaaaaccgggttcaaatCGTCCAACTCGACGACTCAACCGGCGAAATCCGGTCCGACCCGTCTCTCTCATTCGACCACCCGTACCCGCCAACAAAAACCATTTTCATACCCGATAAAGACTGCTCCAAACCCGACCTCCTTGCCACGTCATCGGATTTCCTCCGTGTCTGGCACGTGACCGATAATAATACCGTTGAACTGAAAACCACCCTTAACGGTAATAAGAATTCGGAGTATTGTGGGCCGTTGACTTCGTTTGACTGGAATGAAGCTGAACCGCGTCGTATCGGTACGTCGTCGATTGATACGACGTGTACGATATGGGATGTGGAAAAGGAGACGGTTGATACGCAATTGATTGCGCATGATAAAGAGGTTTATGATATTGCTTGGGGTGGTGCGGGGGTTTTTGCTTCGGTTTCGGCTGATGGGTCGGTTAGGGTTTTCGATTTGAGGGATAAGGAACATAGTACTATTATTTATGAAAGTAGTGAGCCTGATACTCCGCTTGTTAGGCTTGGTTGGAATAAACAGGATCCTAG GTATATGGCGACAGTAATAATGGATAGCGCAAAGGTAGTGGTGTTGGATATAAGGTTTCCAACATTGCCTGTGGTGGAGTTGCAGAGACATCAAGCGAGTGTCAACGCAATTGCATGGGCTCCACATAGTAGTTGTCATATCTGTACCGCTGGGGATGATTCCCAGGCACTGATCTGGGACTTGAGTTCTATGGGTCAGCCTGTTGAGGGCGGGTTAGACCCAATTTTGGCATATACGGCAGGAGCAGAGATAGAGCAGCTTCAGTGGTCGTCATCGCAGCCAGATTGGGTCGCCATTGCTTTCAGTAATAAGCTTCAGATTTTGAGGGTATGA
- the LOC141622235 gene encoding pre-mRNA splicing factor SR-like 1 isoform X2, with protein sequence MTTMGVYVRDLLLGQYYFDTLFPRVPVTVLRQITSNLEKMNLPTKPSGSIGDNSRFGSEDTARRPPSVKAALSVSFGQRAPHRASTRDSSPVRRALPPPSYDDGGRDDSRRSPSRHRSQSRDLSDRDYMDRNGDRARDRDRDRDRGRDRDGYSDRDIRDRDGDRARDRYRDHDRDRDRRRDYDRPRYSEREGSRRDRDSDRHSDYRSRRSRSRSRSRSRSRSRQTPSERFDDHSSSQRDAGKEKQKASVSSNLAKLKDLYGDLSEQKGDASTGRGFKDSGSEEVIRLGGSTWR encoded by the exons ATGACGACTATGGGTGTGTATGTGCGAGATCTTCTTCTTGGACAG TACTATTTTGATACTCTCTTTCCTCGTGTCCCTGTAACTGTTCTCCGTCAGATTACGTCAAATCTCGAAAAAATGAACCTGCCCACAAAGCCTTCAGGTTCAATAGGAGACAACAGTAGATTTGGATCTGAAGACACTGCACGCCGTCCTCCTTCTGTCAAGGCTGCTCTTTCTGTTTCTTTCGGACAACGTGCTCCCCATCGTGCATCAACTAGAGACTCGTCTCCCGTTCGTCGTGCCCTGCCCCCTCCTTCGTATGATGACGGTGGTAGAGATGATTCACGAAGATCCCCTAGTAGGCATCGTAGTCAGAGCCGTGATTTGTCTGATAGGGATTACATGGATAGGAATGGAGACAGAGCTAGGGATCGAGACCGCGATCGGGACCGGGGCCGAGATCGGGATGGATATAGTGACCGAGATATTCGTGATCGGGATGGAGATCGGGCTCGGGATCGTTACCGGGATCATGATAGAGATAGAGATCGGAGGAGGGATTATGACAGACCTCGATACTCAGAGAGGGAGGGGAGTAGAAGGGATCGGGACAGTGACAGGCATAGTGATTACCGCTCTCGAAGAAGCAGGAGCAGAagcaggagtaggagtagaaGTCGTAGCCGCCAAACTCCTAGTGAGCGCTTTGATGATCATTCCAGCTCTCAGAGAGATGCaggcaaagaaaaacaaaaggctAGTGTGTCCAGCAATCTGGCTAAGCTCAAAGATTTGTATGGTGATCTAAGTGAACAAAAAGGCGATGCTAGTACAGGAAGAGGGTTCAAGGACAGCGGCTCCGAAGAGGTTATCAGATTAGGTGGTTCTACTTGGAGGTAA